One region of Salinibacterium sp. TMP30 genomic DNA includes:
- a CDS encoding response regulator transcription factor: MRISVLIADDDALLRQGVRVVLDSATDIDVVGEAGDGIEAVNRCRELKPDVVLMDVRMPGVDGIEATRRITAEHDEVRVLVLTTFRHDDYVWGALRAGASGFLLKRTQPESLIEAVRTIHSGDSLLDAAVTRELIDHFVLGGARGPEGNAEERAAIELLTDREREVLSLVAKGRSNAELAAALFIAESTAKTHVKRILAKIGARDRAQAVVVAYRSGLVAVR; the protein is encoded by the coding sequence GTGAGGATCTCCGTACTCATCGCCGACGACGACGCCCTACTTCGTCAGGGTGTTCGCGTCGTGCTCGACAGCGCGACCGACATCGACGTAGTCGGCGAGGCTGGCGACGGTATCGAGGCGGTCAATCGCTGTCGTGAACTGAAGCCCGACGTCGTACTTATGGATGTTCGGATGCCCGGAGTCGACGGCATCGAGGCGACCCGTCGCATCACCGCAGAACACGACGAGGTGCGAGTTCTCGTACTAACTACCTTCCGGCACGACGACTACGTGTGGGGTGCTCTGCGTGCAGGGGCGAGCGGATTCCTCCTCAAGCGCACCCAACCGGAGAGTCTTATCGAGGCGGTGCGCACCATCCACAGCGGCGACTCGCTTCTCGATGCAGCCGTCACTCGCGAGCTCATCGATCACTTCGTGCTCGGCGGCGCACGAGGCCCCGAGGGCAACGCCGAGGAGCGCGCCGCGATCGAGCTGCTCACCGACCGCGAGCGCGAAGTCCTGTCGCTCGTCGCCAAGGGTCGATCCAATGCGGAGCTTGCCGCGGCACTCTTCATCGCCGAGTCGACGGCCAAGACCCACGTCAAGCGCATCCTCGCTAAGATCGGCGCGCGCGACCGTGCGCAGGCCGTCGTGGTGGCCTATCGATCCGGGCTGGTCGCAGTCCGGTGA
- a CDS encoding permease prefix domain 1-containing protein, with protein MTATSSPTDRYVAATLRSLPERQRQDIEAELRALIADAIDDRREAGADADSAEREVLTGLGAPARLAASYSDRSLYLIGPEFYLDYLRVLKLLLSTLVPLWFVFFALVTFTDGSPAEVAFGGALYSAFETAVTIAFFTTLVFAIIERVSAVRTKRKATWDPSSLPEVRKKTGYFTELIGGVIFLAVIVIALVLAQTLGAVEGADGTKVGPVSSGLWESGVFYIALLFGIASISFHVLAYYTGWSTANAIANAVLVVLFAAPAIWLAASGRLLSEEYFSAVGWPGGENVIAVVVIVVVTLLTGGDAVDGFVRASKKRRTR; from the coding sequence ATGACGGCGACGTCTTCCCCTACTGACCGCTACGTCGCGGCAACCCTCCGCAGCCTGCCGGAACGGCAGCGCCAGGACATCGAGGCGGAGCTGCGCGCGCTCATCGCCGACGCCATCGACGACCGGCGTGAAGCCGGGGCAGACGCCGATTCCGCAGAGCGCGAGGTGCTCACCGGACTTGGCGCGCCCGCGCGCCTTGCCGCGAGCTACTCCGACAGATCCCTGTACCTGATCGGCCCCGAGTTCTATCTCGACTATCTCCGGGTACTCAAGTTGCTGCTGTCGACTCTCGTTCCTTTGTGGTTTGTCTTCTTCGCACTGGTGACTTTCACAGACGGCTCGCCTGCTGAGGTCGCGTTTGGCGGCGCTCTGTACAGCGCATTTGAGACCGCGGTGACCATTGCCTTCTTCACCACGCTCGTCTTCGCCATCATCGAGCGCGTGTCGGCGGTGCGCACGAAACGCAAAGCCACCTGGGATCCGTCGTCCCTGCCCGAGGTCCGCAAGAAAACCGGCTACTTCACCGAGTTGATCGGCGGCGTAATCTTCCTTGCGGTCATCGTGATCGCCCTGGTGCTCGCCCAGACGCTTGGCGCCGTCGAGGGCGCAGACGGGACCAAGGTTGGTCCCGTCTCCTCCGGCTTGTGGGAGTCCGGCGTTTTCTACATCGCTCTGCTGTTCGGTATCGCCAGCATCAGCTTCCACGTACTTGCCTATTACACGGGCTGGTCGACGGCTAACGCGATCGCGAACGCAGTACTCGTCGTACTCTTCGCTGCGCCAGCCATCTGGCTCGCGGCCAGTGGTCGCCTCCTGAGCGAAGAGTACTTCAGCGCCGTTGGCTGGCCCGGCGGGGAGAACGTCATCGCGGTTGTGGTGATCGTGGTCGTCACTCTGCTCACGGGAGGCGACGCCGTCGACGGATTCGTGCGGGCGAGCAAGAAGAGGCGTACGCGCTAA
- a CDS encoding NAD(P)-dependent alcohol dehydrogenase produces MSAPTQPALRTMKAITQHRYGGLDTLEHETVARPVPAKDEVLIRVQGASINAADWLLIQGEPFVARLAFGIRRPMVSTRGRDVAGVIEAVGDNVRGFSVGDEVYAEVDAGSFADYTVAKSKRLAHKPSRISFAEAAAVPIAATTALQGMRDVAKIKPGDTVLINGASGGVGCFAVQLAKAYGADVTGVCSTANLEFVRSLGANHVIDYTGEDFTAGEARYDVIFDLVGNRPLAECRRALTRRGTLVLASGNGGRVLGPIRRMLAAMLLDMFVTQKLRALAAVASGADLEVLRELIEAGTITPPVDRSYPLAETPEAIRYFVEERVKGKITITIQNNTKEQHQ; encoded by the coding sequence ATGAGCGCACCCACTCAGCCCGCGCTAAGAACGATGAAAGCGATAACCCAACATCGTTACGGCGGACTCGACACTCTCGAACACGAGACTGTTGCCCGGCCCGTACCGGCGAAAGACGAAGTCCTCATCCGCGTTCAAGGAGCTTCCATTAACGCAGCCGATTGGCTGCTCATTCAGGGTGAACCATTCGTTGCCAGGTTGGCGTTCGGTATCCGGCGGCCCATGGTCTCGACGCGGGGCAGGGATGTGGCCGGCGTGATCGAGGCTGTGGGCGACAACGTGCGCGGTTTCAGTGTGGGCGACGAGGTCTATGCCGAAGTGGATGCCGGCAGCTTCGCCGACTACACCGTTGCCAAGTCGAAGCGCTTGGCTCACAAACCCTCGCGGATCAGCTTCGCCGAGGCGGCTGCCGTGCCGATCGCCGCAACAACGGCGCTGCAGGGGATGCGGGATGTCGCGAAGATCAAGCCGGGCGACACAGTGCTCATCAACGGGGCATCCGGCGGAGTTGGCTGCTTCGCTGTGCAACTGGCCAAGGCCTATGGAGCCGACGTGACTGGCGTCTGCAGCACCGCAAATCTCGAGTTCGTGCGGTCATTGGGAGCAAACCACGTCATCGACTACACGGGTGAGGACTTTACGGCAGGCGAGGCTCGCTATGACGTGATCTTCGACCTGGTCGGCAACCGACCGCTGGCCGAGTGCCGGCGGGCCCTCACTCGTCGCGGGACTCTGGTGCTGGCATCGGGCAACGGGGGACGCGTGCTCGGTCCGATCCGACGCATGCTCGCAGCGATGCTGCTGGACATGTTCGTGACCCAGAAACTTCGAGCCCTCGCCGCAGTCGCGAGTGGCGCTGACCTCGAGGTGCTTCGGGAGCTCATCGAGGCCGGCACCATCACCCCGCCGGTCGATCGCAGCTACCCGCTCGCCGAGACGCCTGAGGCGATCCGCTACTTCGTTGAGGAGCGCGTCAAGGGAAAGATCACCATCACCATCCAGAACAACACCAAGGAGCAGCACCAGTGA
- a CDS encoding PadR family transcriptional regulator: MLNEEALATHRQELRRGTIVLACLLLLSRPNYGYALLDTLEKSGFEVDANTLYPLLRRLEKQGLLTSEWNTDDSRPRKFYVTSKEGAALADTLKRDWHDLDTALLTLKDDS; encoded by the coding sequence GTGTTGAATGAAGAAGCGCTCGCAACCCATCGCCAGGAGTTGCGGCGGGGAACGATCGTTCTCGCCTGCCTCTTGCTCCTGAGTCGGCCGAACTACGGCTATGCGCTGCTCGACACGCTGGAAAAATCCGGGTTCGAAGTCGACGCCAACACCCTGTACCCACTTCTGCGCAGGCTGGAGAAACAGGGCCTTCTGACCAGTGAGTGGAACACAGACGATTCCCGCCCGCGCAAGTTCTACGTAACGAGCAAGGAGGGTGCCGCTCTTGCCGACACCCTGAAACGGGACTGGCACGACCTAGACACAGCGCTTCTCACTCTGAAGGATGACTCATGA
- a CDS encoding glycosyltransferase, translating into MTTPITGIAVVVPARNEEALLPGSLASLAVARDSIRNQLGGHAPWVRVILVLDSCTDRSAFIASQWGEIEALTVDFGAVGAARHHGIHHVLTSSDTSESALWIANTDADSQVPANWLVHQWELATAGVDMMIGTVRPDFNDLSEAQRQRWLATHTPEYANGHVHGANLGFRADRYRSVGGFRPVAEHEDVLLAASLSEAGAHVAATHSCCVLTSGRAQGRTPGGYASHLRERL; encoded by the coding sequence ATGACGACACCGATCACTGGAATTGCTGTCGTCGTTCCGGCCCGAAATGAAGAAGCCCTGCTGCCTGGATCTTTGGCTTCTCTCGCGGTCGCACGCGACTCGATCCGAAATCAATTGGGCGGGCATGCTCCGTGGGTGCGCGTAATCCTCGTGCTGGACAGTTGCACTGACCGGTCTGCCTTCATAGCCTCACAATGGGGCGAGATTGAAGCACTCACGGTGGATTTCGGTGCCGTCGGGGCCGCTCGGCACCACGGCATCCACCACGTTCTGACCAGCAGCGACACGTCAGAATCAGCGCTGTGGATCGCAAACACTGACGCTGATTCTCAGGTTCCCGCAAACTGGCTCGTTCATCAGTGGGAGCTTGCCACTGCCGGCGTTGACATGATGATCGGCACGGTGCGTCCAGATTTCAACGACCTGAGCGAAGCCCAACGCCAACGATGGCTGGCCACTCACACCCCCGAATATGCCAACGGGCACGTCCACGGAGCTAACCTCGGATTCCGGGCCGACCGGTACCGGTCGGTGGGCGGGTTCAGGCCGGTCGCGGAGCATGAAGATGTGCTCCTAGCGGCGTCGCTTTCGGAGGCGGGGGCTCACGTCGCGGCAACGCACAGCTGTTGCGTTCTCACGTCTGGTCGCGCTCAGGGTCGAACACCCGGCGGCTACGCGTCGCACCTGCGGGAACGGCTCTAG
- a CDS encoding DUF6326 family protein has protein sequence MTIRTNTPKLFDNPRIPVQAKLAAAWTSLMYLVLYIDYFHLYQPDQIDIIRGGNIFTFEISGNLMTIFFVLISTPALMVLLSLTLPARVNRATNLVAAALWIPFCVVNAAGAPQGYALYYGVTIGVEVLILVFILRSAWTWPRTSAVAADSATADLRK, from the coding sequence ATGACCATCCGAACGAACACCCCGAAGCTTTTCGACAACCCGCGGATCCCCGTGCAGGCCAAGCTCGCCGCCGCATGGACCAGCCTCATGTACCTCGTGCTCTACATCGACTACTTCCACCTCTACCAGCCTGACCAGATCGACATCATCCGTGGCGGCAACATCTTCACTTTCGAAATTAGCGGGAACTTGATGACCATCTTCTTCGTGCTCATCTCGACGCCGGCCTTGATGGTGCTGCTCTCCTTGACGCTGCCCGCCCGGGTGAACCGCGCAACGAACCTCGTCGCCGCGGCGCTGTGGATCCCCTTCTGCGTGGTCAACGCGGCAGGGGCGCCGCAAGGCTATGCGCTCTACTACGGCGTTACCATCGGAGTCGAGGTGCTGATCCTGGTATTCATCCTGCGCTCCGCCTGGACCTGGCCCCGCACCTCCGCCGTCGCGGCAGATAGCGCGACAGCCGACCTTCGAAAGTAG
- a CDS encoding histidine kinase — protein MPRRAALILDVGVSVALTTALVVEQVLLGPNSGLAPAITIALAVVIGGSLAFRRAWPLTSYAIGSAALIVQSLWVDASSLSPYANLIGLFSLGMYGTHRRALWGPVILAPGVIAYFANSSQPIGLLTLSTFGLWFAAWAIGYQIARGREQSAGAREASRREALADERVRIARELHDVVGHTVNLVLVQAGASRLIMDSDPARAKTMLGEVENTARQALGELDQMLGLLRDDADSVAQPGIRGLPALGERLAAVGLTVEFEIDPKVSEAVPPQVDIVVYRIVQEALTNAFRHGKASSAVVRVHGTEPLIVDISDTGHGPTAYQPGRGLRGMEERVALFGGTLTHHRDARGFHVHAELVLP, from the coding sequence ATGCCTCGCAGAGCGGCCCTGATTCTCGACGTTGGCGTGTCCGTCGCGCTGACGACGGCGCTCGTGGTTGAACAAGTTCTGCTGGGCCCGAACTCAGGGCTGGCTCCCGCCATCACTATCGCTCTGGCGGTGGTGATCGGCGGGAGTCTCGCCTTTCGTCGCGCGTGGCCTTTGACCAGCTACGCGATCGGTTCGGCAGCACTCATCGTGCAGTCCCTGTGGGTTGACGCGAGTTCGCTCAGCCCATATGCGAATTTGATAGGACTGTTTTCGCTCGGAATGTATGGCACCCATCGGCGTGCCTTGTGGGGGCCCGTCATTCTCGCGCCCGGTGTCATCGCGTACTTCGCGAACTCCTCGCAGCCCATCGGCTTACTCACGCTAAGCACCTTCGGGCTGTGGTTTGCGGCTTGGGCGATTGGCTATCAGATTGCCCGCGGCCGCGAGCAGAGCGCGGGAGCCCGCGAGGCGTCTCGCCGCGAGGCGCTGGCCGACGAGCGAGTGCGCATTGCCCGGGAACTGCACGACGTGGTCGGCCACACCGTCAACCTTGTTCTCGTACAGGCCGGCGCGAGTCGGCTCATCATGGATAGTGACCCGGCACGAGCCAAGACGATGCTCGGCGAGGTTGAGAACACTGCGCGCCAGGCGCTCGGCGAACTCGATCAGATGCTCGGACTGCTGCGCGACGATGCGGACTCGGTAGCGCAGCCGGGAATCCGGGGCCTGCCGGCTCTCGGTGAACGCCTCGCGGCGGTGGGCCTGACAGTGGAGTTCGAGATCGATCCGAAAGTGTCAGAAGCCGTACCGCCGCAGGTCGACATCGTGGTCTACCGCATCGTGCAAGAGGCACTCACGAATGCGTTCCGGCACGGTAAGGCGTCGAGCGCAGTTGTGCGAGTGCACGGCACCGAACCCCTCATCGTTGACATCTCCGACACAGGGCACGGCCCCACGGCGTACCAGCCCGGCCGCGGACTTCGCGGCATGGAGGAGCGGGTCGCGCTATTTGGCGGCACCCTGACTCACCACCGGGATGCCCGGGGATTCCACGTCCACGCCGAGCTGGTGCTGCCGTGA
- a CDS encoding GNAT family protein, giving the protein MNTTQATPAEPAHALGETLSTERLSIRPASLEDEASTWQFRRLDDVNDWLTGTPDTAEGYHELFRDPIRLSTTVIVELNSDHGGKVIGDFMFRIEDAWAQLDVAEQAQGRQVELGWVLDPHFTGHGYATEAVRELIRYGFENLGVHRIVADCFLDNEASWRLMERVGMRREKHAVRDSFHRSGGWMDTVAYAILDDEYPRPSTKEQHQ; this is encoded by the coding sequence GTGAACACCACCCAGGCGACTCCCGCCGAGCCTGCGCACGCACTCGGCGAAACACTATCGACTGAGCGATTGTCGATACGCCCAGCCTCGCTGGAGGACGAAGCATCCACCTGGCAGTTCCGGCGGCTCGACGACGTCAACGACTGGCTCACCGGTACACCTGACACGGCCGAGGGCTATCACGAGCTATTCCGTGACCCGATCAGACTGTCAACCACGGTAATCGTCGAGTTGAACTCCGATCACGGTGGAAAAGTCATCGGAGACTTCATGTTCCGAATCGAAGACGCGTGGGCGCAACTTGATGTGGCCGAACAAGCGCAAGGCCGCCAGGTCGAGCTTGGCTGGGTACTTGACCCTCACTTCACCGGCCACGGGTACGCGACCGAGGCTGTACGCGAGCTCATCCGCTACGGTTTCGAGAACCTCGGAGTACACCGGATCGTTGCCGACTGCTTCCTCGACAACGAAGCATCGTGGCGGCTCATGGAACGCGTGGGAATGCGCCGCGAGAAGCATGCTGTGCGAGATTCGTTCCACCGATCAGGTGGATGGATGGACACTGTCGCCTACGCGATACTCGACGACGAGTATCCGCGCCCGAGCACCAAGGAGCAGCACCAGTGA
- a CDS encoding DUF2306 domain-containing protein: MSTTATTLITPAEREGGRQRPKSGWLAISGLLLLSALPVIGGVLRLTTVGADTEREIPLASLVAIIAHIVAMTVFCLVGAFQFSPALRLRRGWHRAAGRVLIPAGIIAALASIWLAVFFSGPPEEFALAMVRLVFAVPMTGFLVIVIAIRRRDFVAHGAWMTRAYAIAVSGGTQALVSILGTALMSTLWTLNNGEVDAYGEAWFVATGFVINSVVAELLIRRRAGRRIRGRLGRGALES, translated from the coding sequence GTGAGCACCACCGCCACAACTCTGATAACCCCTGCCGAGCGCGAGGGAGGGCGGCAACGACCTAAGAGCGGATGGCTTGCGATATCCGGCCTCTTGCTGCTCAGCGCGCTGCCCGTGATCGGCGGGGTGCTTCGCTTGACGACCGTGGGCGCTGACACCGAACGCGAAATACCCCTTGCCTCATTGGTCGCGATTATCGCGCACATCGTGGCGATGACCGTGTTCTGCCTTGTCGGCGCATTCCAGTTCTCTCCAGCACTGCGCCTTCGGCGCGGGTGGCATCGCGCCGCCGGCCGTGTGCTGATCCCCGCTGGAATCATCGCGGCACTCGCCAGCATCTGGCTCGCGGTCTTCTTCAGCGGCCCCCCTGAAGAGTTCGCACTCGCGATGGTTCGACTCGTCTTCGCTGTACCAATGACAGGGTTTCTTGTGATAGTGATCGCGATCAGGCGCCGCGACTTCGTGGCGCACGGGGCATGGATGACGCGCGCCTACGCGATCGCTGTCTCCGGCGGAACCCAAGCGCTCGTGTCCATATTGGGGACAGCTCTCATGTCCACGCTGTGGACACTCAACAACGGTGAGGTCGACGCATACGGTGAGGCATGGTTCGTCGCTACCGGCTTCGTGATCAACAGTGTCGTGGCGGAGTTGCTGATCCGGCGTCGGGCCGGCCGGCGGATACGCGGTCGTTTGGGGCGGGGTGCGCTTGAATCATGA